CGTCAGCACGCGGAACGGGTCGATCCGCACGTGCTGGTGCGGACGGCTGGCGCCGCTCGCCAGATCCGCCCACGGCACGTAGCGCTCGGACACCCGGATGGCCTGCGGTCCGTAGGCAGCGCCGCGCATGCCGATCCCCATGTCGAGCGGCGCCCCGAAGATGGCCACGTCGACCTTGCCCGCCTTCAGGTCCTCGGGGGTCAGCGCGATGGGGCGACGGAAGAACGTCGGGATGCCGAGCCAGGCCGGGCCGCGCGCCTGACGGTGGGGCCAGAAGAGCCCCGGCGCCCGCTTCGGGTCGCGGCCGACATCCCGGGCCGCCCAGACGTTGAACGACGGATCGCGCGGGTCCCACAGGTCGGGCCGGATCTCCCGCGCCAGCTCGCCCGGGATCGAGACGTCCCGGCCCCCTCGCGCGGCCTTGCGCCCCGCTCTCTTCGCCTGCCGTCTGGCCATGCCCGTCCTTTCCCCCGCGCGACCGCGGACCGAGCTCGTCCGGACGCACGGAATTCGGCCCTCATCCTATCAGAGCGGGTCGGTGCCCTGGCGAGCCGTCCTCGGTTGGGCTGACGTCGGGAATCCGGGGACCTGCCTGGCTGACGACGTTCTGCGGCCAGCCCTTCAGGAGGTGCCATCAGCCCTTCACGCCGCTCCGCGTCGCGCCCTCGATGAAGTAGCGCTGGAGGAGCAGGAAGACCAGGAGGCTCGGAATGGTGAGGATCGTCATGGCCGCCATCGCGGGCGCGTACCCCTCGATCTGGGTCGAGCCGCCGCCCAGCGTCCCCGGCGTGAACACGAACATGCCGACCGGGAGGGTCTTGTGGTCCTCGCGGAAGGTCACCAGGAGCGGCCACAGGAACGCGTTCCAGTAGTTCGTCGAGAGCAGGATCCCCGCCGCGATGACGGCCGGCCGGGCCAGGGGCAGCGCGATGGACCAGAAGGTGCGGAACCGCCCGGCGCCGTCGATGGCGGCCGCATCCTCCAGCTCCCGGGGGAGCGACAGGAAGAAGTTCCGGAAGAGGTAGACGCTCAGCGCGCTCGCCAGCGACGGGATGAGCAGGGCCGAGTACGTCCCGGCCAGGTTGCGGTTGAGGAGGCCCACCCGGAGGGCCCCGATGAAGAGCGGGACGATCGTCATCTCGGTCGGCACCATCAGGACGGCCAGGACCAGCAGGAAGAAGGCGCGGCGCCCCGGGAAGTTCAGGCGCGCCAGCGCGTAGCCCGCCATGGCGCCGATCAGCACGCTGATGCTCGTCGCCAGCGCCGCGACGACCGCGCTGTTCAGGAGCCAGCGGAAGACCGGCTTCTGGAAGACCTTGGCGTAGTTGGCGAGCGTGACGTGGCGCGGCAGCCACTCGACCCCCGGCGTGAGCACCTCGCCGGGCAGCTTCAGCGAGGTCGACAGCATCCAGAGCAGCGGCACCGCCCACGCAAGAGCGAGCAGCAGGCCGGCGGCCCAGACCAGCACGGCGAGCGACGGGCGGCGGCGGCGCCGCCTCGAGGCCGCTACCACGTCGTCTCCCGGAAGACCCGGAGCTGGAGCAGGGTGAGGCTCAGGATCGTGACGAAGAGCAGCGTGGAGATCGCGGCCGCGTAGCCGAGCTGGTACTTCGCGAACCCGACCTCCCACACGTAGAAGATGACGGACCCCGAGGCCCCGGCCGGGCCTCCGTTGGTCATGATGTAGATCTGGCTGAAGACCCGCAGCGCCCCGATGGTCAGGAGCGTGAGCACCAGGCTCAGGGCCGGGCGGAGGAGCGGGAGCGTCACGTACCAGATGGTCTGGACGGCGCTGGCCCCGTCGAGACTGGCCGTCTCCCGGAGCTCGCGCGGGATGTCCTGGAGGCCGGCCAGCAGGATCACCATGCTGAAGCCGGCGTCCCACCAGATCGACGCGACCCCGATCCCGGTCCTGACCCAGTCGGGGCTCGTCAGCCAGGGCACCGGCGGCACGCCCAGCGCGCCCAGCGCCTGGTTGACCAGCCCGTGCTGGGTATCCAGCATCCACACCCAGACGAGCCCGATGACCGTGACCGAGACGACGTTCGGCGCGTAGAACGCCGTGCGGGCGAGCGTGAAGCCCCGCCACCGCTGGTTCACGTAGA
The window above is part of the Candidatus Methylomirabilota bacterium genome. Proteins encoded here:
- a CDS encoding carbohydrate ABC transporter permease, producing MVAASRRRRRRPSLAVLVWAAGLLLALAWAVPLLWMLSTSLKLPGEVLTPGVEWLPRHVTLANYAKVFQKPVFRWLLNSAVVAALATSISVLIGAMAGYALARLNFPGRRAFFLLVLAVLMVPTEMTIVPLFIGALRVGLLNRNLAGTYSALLIPSLASALSVYLFRNFFLSLPRELEDAAAIDGAGRFRTFWSIALPLARPAVIAAGILLSTNYWNAFLWPLLVTFREDHKTLPVGMFVFTPGTLGGGSTQIEGYAPAMAAMTILTIPSLLVFLLLQRYFIEGATRSGVKG
- a CDS encoding sugar ABC transporter permease, which encodes MRRRRRLTWQGARIDWAAYGFLLPFAVPFLTLTLGAALFGFYVSFTDWGIFGEPRWIGLENYQRALGDPWVGRAWLNTLRYGLFVVPGTTVVALLMALYVNQRWRGFTLARTAFYAPNVVSVTVIGLVWVWMLDTQHGLVNQALGALGVPPVPWLTSPDWVRTGIGVASIWWDAGFSMVILLAGLQDIPRELRETASLDGASAVQTIWYVTLPLLRPALSLVLTLLTIGALRVFSQIYIMTNGGPAGASGSVIFYVWEVGFAKYQLGYAAAISTLLFVTILSLTLLQLRVFRETTW